Genomic DNA from Corylus avellana chromosome ca4, CavTom2PMs-1.0:
TTGCATGTAAGGCGACTTCTTTTATACGGCTGGTGATTAATATTCTGCTTCCATTGGAGTTATAGGAAAAGCATCTTTTACCTCATTCCAGTCTTGGGTTTTCCAGATGTCGTCCATGACTACTAAGTACCTCTTCCCTTGCAAGCATTTGTGCAACTTCTCTACTAGGAACACTTTTGCATGTTCCTCACTCATCCCTTTGAGTTTCGTTGTCAACTCATCTGATATTGGCATctgagattttaaaatttgaagcaataattCACTGGTTTTGAGATACATACACCCATACACGGCAATGAAAGTGGCTCTTAACGTGATCATTATTGTAGATTTTTCTTGCAAGAGTGGTCTTTCCCAGCCCACCCATGCCAACGATTGAAATGACATCAAGATTTGAATTCTCTGTTTCATAAGTAAGTTGATTCGCCAATGTATAAGAGTCATTAACGAAGCCCACCACTTCATCTTCCTCGACGTATCTCCTACGTCTGTGCATTGCCTTCTCTGTTTCTGTATCTACActtatttcatctttttcaatTTCGTACTTTTCTATATTGTCATAGATTTTTTTGATCTCTTTGTTGAGGCCTTCTATCTTCTTTGCAACATCACGGAGCATTTTTGCATGCATAATGCCATAGACTATCTTCCCTGCAATATTCCTCTTCCTTTGTTCTTCGACTTTGAGGATAAACGTGTCGATAACATCCTCAGCCTCATAAGCAAACTTCTGTGATTTGCCTGACTAACACCTTCACATTTTCATGCTTGCCTTGTTTCACATTGGAGTTCTCAAGGAAGATATTTATCCTCTCAAGCTCCCTTTGAAATGACTTgacttcatcttcaacttcagAAAGGAAACTTGCTCCTTGTATGAGTAGGGGTAGTTGCTGTAGAAGAACATTAACGACATTGTCGGCCATTGT
This window encodes:
- the LOC132178034 gene encoding disease susceptibility protein LOV1-like: MADNVVNVLLQQLPLLIQGASFLSEVEDEVKSFQRELERINIFLENSNKFAYEAEDVIDTFILKVEEQRKRNIAGKIVYGIMHAKMLRDVAKKIEGLNKEIKKIYDNIEKYEIEKDEISVDTETEKAMHRRRRYVEEDEVVGFVNDSYTLANQLTYETENSNLDVISIVGMGGLGKTTLARKIYNNDHMPISDELTTKLKGMSEEHAKVFLVEKLHKCLQGKRYLVVMDDIWKTQDWNEVKDAFPITPMEAEY